In Ruania alkalisoli, the DNA window AGGTCAGCACACCACCGATCCAGCGGGTCGGTTCGGACAGAACGACATGGAGGCCGCGCCGAGCGGCGGTCAGCGCAGCGGCGACTCCGCCGACCCCGCCACCAACGACCAGCACCTTCGCGTGGATGTTCGTCATGTCGTCATCCTCGCGCCCGTGGTTACATTCCGGTATGGCTACACCGCGCTCCCCTGTGTCCAGAATTGACCTGGAGGCACGCCGACTGCGCCTGGCTGACTGCGTCGCACGCACCGTGGAGCACGAACCGGGCACCACCGTCGGGCCACGCACCCAGACCGAGATTCAGATGCTCCTCATCCACGCCGGCACCATGCTCGTGACCGTCGACGATCGCGAGCCCTATGTCGTCCCCGCCGGCCAGATGTGCATCCTGTTGCCCGGGCACGCCGACGTTGTCGCCTTTGCCGACGGCGCAGCGACGCGTCAGACGCTGGTCCGCGGCACTCCCGTGGACCTCACTGATGGCATGCGTGAATGGCTGGAGTCCGTACGACCAACCCGTCGACTCTCTGCCGCCCTGACCTACATTTCACGCGAAGCTGTCACCAGCGAGCAGACCAGGCTCACGGCGCACGGTGCACTGGTCGACGCGCTGGCGACAGCGCTGCTGTGGCGGTTCGTCGCCGAGTTCGAGAACTTCCCCGCCGCCCTGCCGGAGCCGATCGAGGCGGCGCGTCTCTTCA includes these proteins:
- a CDS encoding helix-turn-helix domain-containing protein, yielding MSRIDLEARRLRLADCVARTVEHEPGTTVGPRTQTEIQMLLIHAGTMLVTVDDREPYVVPAGQMCILLPGHADVVAFADGAATRQTLVRGTPVDLTDGMREWLESVRPTRRLSAALTYISREAVTSEQTRLTAHGALVDALATALLWRFVAEFENFPAALPEPIEAARLFIHDNLGRAITLADIAGYAHVTGPYLIRLFREHMGTTPTKYLWDRRVTLGVELLTSSGLPVTRVAERAGFASSFHFARKVKQATGQTPTQLRTSAWSGRDISPG